A section of the Plasmodium knowlesi strain H genome assembly, chromosome: 3 genome encodes:
- a CDS encoding SICAvar, type I (fragment), giving the protein SDIEGEVSTELKKLLQHITEVENWKQKEFDQYCTDNIGSSWLEDTGGEKTAKQKACKLFALGLKHISEIKDNKQNGDESLRKTMMCAALNLYADQLIKKSTEQCPLDSEKLKEAIDHAFGKSKNIMGNKTASCPSGSGTSSCFICNRLEESFGTCRIGSDNVKTNLNKLIKDNDDDNTKTNNTPNMEQTLDKINSKDTFCTELQCAIIKKVKSTGKKLQNGTRPSWDDINKDAKGVLTTLLGHMTVGQTKSEVTKYCNDRKWDEFGHKGKHTNKAACLLFAAGLEHIYTHGNGRSSGPVNGPSFGQTMGCLFLKEYAKQLKEMAEKQKKYKVHPDCSVDSGIEYAFSKSKDIMVSVLTRCKNNASINDCFVCKIDQDYGTCLIGTDKVKSNVEPMLKDNDRNQNHMEKTLENTVCPILLTDILTPFLPLAPVSIGLSAMAYYLWKYFGPLGKGGQRFRRSPTEIPGSSVQEQVLDHVEEAGPHEYRLVKERKPRSAPTRTKRSGRVNRRTIIEIHFEVLDECQKGDTQLNQKDFLELLVQEFMGSELMEEEEQVPKEEVPMELVPIEEVPMERVPSLGSGFMV; this is encoded by the exons AGTGACATCGAAGGTGAAGTAAGTACTGAATTAAAGAAACTTCTACAACATATTACGGAAGTTGAAAATTGGAAACAGAAGGAATTTGACCAATACTGCACCGACAACATTGGTTCTTCATGGTTAGAGGACACCGGCGGAGAAAAAActgcaaagcaaaaagcttgtaagctttttgctttaggtttaaaacacatttctgaaATTAAAGACAACAAACAAAATGGTGATGAATCCCTTAgaaaaactatgatgtgcgcagcacttaatctttatgctgatcaattaataaaaaaatcaacagaACAATGTCCCTTAGATAgcgaaaaattgaaagaggCAATAGATCACGCTTTTggtaaaagtaaaaacattATGGGGAATAAAACAGCTTCATGCCCATCTGGTAGTGGTACTAGTTCTTGTTTTATTTGCAACAGATTAGAAGAAAGTTTTGGCACTTGCCGAATTGGCAGTGACAATGTAAAGACCAATTTGAACAAACTCATCAAAGACAACGACGACGACAACACCAAAACCaacaacacccctaacatGGAACAAACACTTGACAAAATTAATAGTAAGGACACTTTTTGTACtgaactccaatgtgcaatCATAAAGAAAGTAAAGAGCACGGGGAAAAAacttcaaaatggaacaagACCATCTTGG gaTGACATAAACAAAGACGCCAAAGGTGTCTTAACGACACTCTTAGGACATATGACGGTGGGTCAGACTAAATCGGAAGTTACCAAATACTGTAACGACAGGAAATGGGATGAATTTGgccataaaggaaaacacacaaataaagcagcttgtttactttttgctgcaggattaGAGCACATTTATACTCATGGTAATGGCCGCAGTAGCGGCCCTGTtaatggcccatcgtttggacaaacgatgggttgtttatttcttaaagaatatgcaaaacaattaaaagaaatggcagaaaaacaaaaaaagtataaggtACATCCTGATTGTAGCGTAGATTCGGGCATAGAATATGCTTTTAGCAAAAGTAAAGACATTATGGTGAGCGTATTAACTCGATGCAAAAACAATGCTAGTATTAATGactgttttgtgtgcaaaaTTGACCAGGATTATGGAACTTGCTTAATTGGCACTGACAAAGTAAAGTCCAATGTGGAACCAATGCTCAAAGACAATGACCGAAACCAAAAccatatggaaaaaacattagagaatacagtctgtcccatccttcttacggatatccttaccccttttcttcctttggctcctgtctctattggtctttctgctatggcttattacctttggaag tattttggtcctcttggtaaaggaggacaacgtttcagaagatctcctactgaaattccgggttcatcagtacaggaacaagtcctcgatcatgtggaagaagctggtccacatgaatatcgattagtgaaggaacgaaaacctcgttctgctccaacgagaacgaaacgttctggtcgcgtgaatcgtcgcacgattattgaaattcattttgaagtgttggatgaatgtcaaaaaggcgacacacaattgaaccaaaaggattttctggaacttttggttcaagagtttaTGGGAAGCGAacttatggaagaagaagaacaggttcctaaggaagaggttcctatggaacttgttcctattgaagaggttccaatggagcgtgttccaagtttaggttccgggtttatggtttag